In the Prosthecobacter vanneervenii genome, one interval contains:
- a CDS encoding L,D-transpeptidase family protein, translating into MLGACILPPLVGVGMCSGIIHLLKNHELFRVNVLAAQPETGKLRHGRGGEHGAEVRPALPANAEFSPVRPAPVTPGADKAALRRAEEAAKAKMMPAVPKAEKKDPEMAVAKKTENPVQPKTIVVQAPVWRPIVDPIADHWTRLMPRTDALPQAYQAVLNDDAQHLARLIAMGISPHEKTLGGDTPLCAAVRMGRADCVYVLALSGVDMNQPAHEKQPPIALASLRRNAPVLKALLEFGADPNTRFNTPVAKQVIDRCTIKDLRNAMESDRGITPLICCAARGDVEGAVTLMRAGARPGMGTTRYHRYPINFAATQGYLFLMRVLLGRDPDSEPDILVTVDLSSQRAWVTKQGRIINHTMVSTGREGYGTPAGRYVITDKHTSHVSTLYHVNMPWFMRLNCSAIGLHSGYVTGQPASHGCIRLPYEKAKEFFTQVRVGDEVEIVY; encoded by the coding sequence ATGTTAGGTGCATGCATCCTCCCGCCGCTGGTCGGGGTGGGGATGTGCAGCGGCATCATCCATTTGCTGAAGAATCATGAGCTGTTTCGTGTCAATGTGCTGGCGGCACAGCCTGAGACTGGAAAGCTGAGGCATGGACGAGGCGGCGAGCACGGGGCCGAGGTAAGACCTGCCCTGCCTGCTAATGCTGAGTTCAGCCCGGTGAGGCCTGCGCCTGTGACGCCTGGTGCTGACAAGGCAGCTCTCCGGCGCGCTGAAGAGGCTGCAAAAGCAAAGATGATGCCTGCCGTGCCGAAGGCTGAGAAGAAGGACCCAGAAATGGCGGTGGCCAAGAAGACCGAAAATCCCGTGCAGCCTAAAACCATCGTGGTGCAGGCTCCAGTCTGGCGACCCATCGTCGATCCCATCGCAGATCACTGGACCCGGCTGATGCCACGCACGGACGCTCTGCCGCAGGCTTACCAGGCAGTGCTGAATGATGACGCCCAGCATCTGGCAAGACTGATAGCGATGGGCATCTCCCCCCATGAAAAGACATTGGGCGGGGATACGCCGCTGTGTGCAGCGGTGCGCATGGGGCGTGCAGATTGTGTGTATGTCCTGGCACTTTCCGGGGTGGACATGAATCAGCCAGCACATGAAAAGCAGCCGCCTATCGCGCTGGCGTCTCTGCGACGGAATGCCCCGGTGCTGAAAGCACTGCTAGAATTTGGAGCGGACCCCAACACGCGCTTTAACACACCGGTGGCGAAGCAGGTCATCGACCGCTGCACCATCAAGGATCTGCGAAATGCGATGGAGAGCGACCGGGGAATCACCCCACTGATCTGCTGTGCCGCACGCGGTGATGTGGAAGGAGCTGTAACCCTGATGCGTGCAGGGGCCAGGCCAGGGATGGGCACCACACGCTATCACCGCTACCCGATCAACTTTGCCGCTACGCAGGGCTACCTCTTCCTCATGCGCGTGCTTTTAGGTCGCGACCCTGACTCTGAGCCGGACATTCTGGTGACGGTGGATCTTTCCAGCCAGCGCGCCTGGGTGACGAAGCAGGGGCGCATCATCAACCACACGATGGTTTCCACCGGACGTGAGGGCTATGGCACCCCGGCCGGGCGCTACGTGATCACGGACAAGCATACCTCGCATGTATCGACGCTGTATCATGTGAACATGCCGTGGTTCATGCGCCTGAACTGCAGCGCCATCGGTCTGCACAGTGGCTATGTGACTGGGCAGCCAGCCTCGCATGGCTGCATCCGCCTGCCGTATGAAAAGGCGAAGGAATTCTTTACCCAGGTGCGCGTAGGGGACGAGGTGGAGATCGTGTACTAG
- the recG gene encoding ATP-dependent DNA helicase RecG — protein sequence MIPLDLSLSEVPGLPAHAARLLGKEGVKTAADVVWHMPFRHEDRRQMQALAFQAGLQPACHHVLVTKTGTKFFGGRSGVFEAVVQHATGLLGQQLTLKWWNMPFMSRVLAEGQELIVYGVIKDTKGRLSMAHPEYEIIKGGADDDAEQIHTGRITPVYRLRGSMTQKALRVAVWHVLQGLPDAFVEDLLPTPSAEGEFAGMSRAKALKEVHFPTSAESLEQAKRYLALEEFYGYQLRVARRKRQVIESGGRRQVGTGELLKDFFNELPFQLTAAQMRCLEEIHKDMASGNPMNRLLHGDVGSGKTVVAFAAMLRAVESGRQAVLMAPTQILAEQHARNARKWLEPLGLRVALRTGSKREDGEGLELMRGKRSSDKAEIVIGTHALLHDEELMHNTGIVVIDEQHKFGVAQRAKLIRKGDTPDVLVMTATPIPRTLTLTIYGDLEVSTIDQRPRDGVKIITKVRPKTKLKEAAKFLREQIEEGRQGYIVYALIDESEKLEAGAATKGHEEWSKLLAPCEVGLLHGRMSAEEKEDVMKRFRAGKLDALVSTTVIEVGIDVPNATVMFIHDAGRFGLAQLHQLRGRIGRGAHTSYCVLFVDDKDEENRQRLAIMEETSDGFQIAEEDLRRRGPGDVLGNAQSGQAPLLFGELLADTRLVRLARQLAERTLDEDPQLRRPALAAFRGEEVMAEKAQAMMQ from the coding sequence GTGATCCCACTCGACCTTTCCCTTTCTGAAGTGCCCGGCCTGCCAGCGCATGCTGCGAGGCTGCTGGGCAAGGAGGGGGTGAAGACGGCGGCGGATGTGGTGTGGCACATGCCCTTCAGGCATGAGGACCGGCGGCAGATGCAGGCGCTGGCGTTTCAGGCGGGACTGCAGCCTGCGTGCCACCATGTGCTGGTGACCAAGACGGGGACCAAGTTCTTTGGTGGTCGGTCGGGCGTGTTTGAGGCGGTGGTGCAGCATGCCACAGGGCTGCTGGGACAGCAGCTGACGCTGAAGTGGTGGAACATGCCCTTCATGAGCCGGGTTCTGGCGGAAGGGCAGGAACTGATCGTCTATGGCGTGATCAAGGATACGAAGGGCCGGCTGAGCATGGCACACCCGGAGTATGAGATCATCAAAGGTGGAGCGGATGATGATGCGGAGCAGATCCACACGGGGCGCATCACACCGGTGTACCGACTGAGAGGCAGCATGACGCAGAAGGCCCTGAGGGTGGCGGTGTGGCATGTGCTGCAGGGGCTGCCGGATGCGTTTGTGGAAGATCTGCTGCCGACGCCAAGCGCGGAGGGGGAGTTTGCCGGGATGTCGCGTGCGAAGGCGCTGAAGGAGGTGCATTTTCCCACGAGCGCGGAGAGTCTGGAGCAGGCGAAGCGCTACCTGGCGCTGGAGGAGTTTTATGGATATCAGCTCCGCGTGGCGCGGAGAAAGAGACAGGTCATCGAGTCAGGCGGGCGCAGGCAGGTCGGAACGGGTGAGCTGCTGAAGGACTTTTTCAACGAGCTGCCCTTCCAGCTGACGGCGGCGCAGATGCGCTGTCTGGAAGAGATCCACAAGGACATGGCGTCGGGGAATCCGATGAACCGGCTGCTGCATGGGGATGTGGGCAGCGGGAAGACGGTGGTGGCGTTTGCGGCGATGCTCCGGGCGGTGGAGTCCGGACGGCAGGCGGTGCTGATGGCACCCACGCAGATTCTGGCGGAGCAGCATGCGCGGAATGCGCGCAAGTGGCTGGAACCGCTGGGGCTGCGGGTGGCGCTGAGGACGGGATCGAAACGGGAGGATGGGGAAGGTTTGGAGCTGATGCGAGGAAAGCGAAGCTCTGACAAAGCGGAGATCGTGATCGGCACGCATGCGCTGCTGCATGATGAGGAGCTGATGCACAACACGGGGATCGTGGTGATCGACGAGCAGCACAAGTTTGGCGTGGCGCAGAGGGCGAAGCTGATCCGCAAGGGGGATACGCCGGATGTGCTAGTGATGACGGCGACACCGATCCCGCGTACGCTGACGCTGACGATTTACGGAGACCTGGAGGTCTCGACGATTGACCAACGGCCGCGCGACGGAGTGAAGATCATCACGAAGGTGAGGCCGAAAACGAAGCTGAAGGAAGCGGCGAAGTTTCTGAGGGAGCAGATCGAGGAGGGGCGGCAGGGATATATTGTGTATGCGCTGATCGACGAGTCGGAGAAGCTGGAAGCTGGCGCGGCGACAAAGGGGCATGAGGAGTGGTCCAAGCTGCTGGCTCCGTGCGAGGTGGGGCTGCTGCATGGGAGGATGAGCGCGGAGGAGAAGGAGGATGTGATGAAGCGCTTCCGGGCCGGGAAGCTGGACGCGCTGGTTTCCACGACGGTGATCGAGGTGGGCATTGATGTGCCGAATGCGACGGTGATGTTCATTCATGACGCGGGGCGTTTTGGGCTGGCACAGCTGCATCAGCTGCGAGGACGCATCGGACGCGGGGCGCATACGAGCTATTGCGTGCTGTTTGTGGATGACAAAGATGAGGAAAACCGGCAGCGGCTGGCGATCATGGAGGAGACGAGCGACGGCTTTCAAATTGCCGAGGAGGATCTGCGGCGGCGCGGGCCGGGGGATGTGCTGGGGAACGCGCAGAGCGGCCAAGCTCCACTGCTGTTTGGGGAGCTGCTGGCGGATACACGGCTGGTGAGGCTGGCGCGGCAACTGGCTGAGCGGACGCTGGATGAAGACCCCCAATTGAGGAGGCCGGCGCTGGCTGCATTCCGGGGCGAGGAAGTCATGGCCGAGAAGGCTCAGGCGATGATGCAGTGA
- a CDS encoding trypsin-like serine protease yields the protein MLLGAFCFCTLPCKAIVFEATGDPGHNTTAPTGAFANSGWQYEGTYGSYLGTMIAPQYFITAQHIGTQGTTFTSSGIFNGGSDITYNIDTAANGGLGYWDISGTDLRLFKIQGTFSTYAPLYTGSSEVGMTMEINGRGGPRGADVIVGGTLQGWEATSPDGVARWGSNTVSSIYSSAVGNLLTATFSASGTAEEATLSNGDSGGGVFVNDGGIWKLAGVNYSVDGMFDTNNTVGDGSEFNAALTDRGGLYQGSDAFGWTFIPQLPVDNPSSMYASRISTSSAEIMAITAVPEPGSALLAMLALSFAVFPRRRITRRA from the coding sequence ATGCTTTTGGGTGCGTTTTGTTTCTGCACCCTGCCATGCAAGGCCATCGTTTTTGAAGCCACGGGAGACCCCGGCCACAACACTACAGCACCCACCGGTGCCTTCGCCAATTCAGGCTGGCAGTACGAGGGCACCTATGGCTCTTACCTCGGCACCATGATCGCGCCGCAGTACTTCATCACCGCACAGCATATTGGCACTCAGGGCACCACCTTCACCTCCAGCGGCATTTTCAATGGTGGTTCGGACATCACCTACAACATCGACACCGCCGCCAATGGCGGCCTCGGCTACTGGGACATCTCCGGAACCGACCTGCGCCTCTTCAAAATCCAAGGCACCTTCTCCACCTACGCTCCTCTCTACACAGGCTCCTCGGAGGTGGGCATGACGATGGAGATCAATGGCAGAGGCGGGCCCAGGGGTGCGGATGTCATCGTCGGCGGCACCTTGCAGGGTTGGGAAGCCACCTCTCCGGATGGCGTCGCTCGCTGGGGCAGCAACACCGTCAGCAGCATCTACTCCAGTGCTGTCGGAAATCTCCTCACCGCCACCTTCAGCGCCAGCGGCACCGCAGAGGAGGCCACTCTCTCCAACGGCGATTCCGGTGGCGGAGTCTTCGTCAATGACGGCGGCATCTGGAAACTCGCCGGCGTAAACTACAGCGTGGACGGCATGTTCGACACCAACAACACCGTTGGAGACGGCTCGGAATTCAATGCCGCACTGACAGATCGTGGCGGTTTGTATCAGGGCTCCGATGCCTTCGGCTGGACCTTCATCCCCCAGCTGCCCGTGGACAATCCTTCCAGCATGTACGCCTCCCGCATTTCCACCAGCTCTGCGGAGATCATGGCGATCACCGCAGTGCCAGAGCCCGGCTCCGCCTTGCTGGCCATGCTCGCCCTTTCTTTCGCGGTCTTCCCGCGCAGGCGGATCACGCGGCGGGCTTGA
- a CDS encoding alpha/beta hydrolase — protein MKLALSLLLLVSIASAADAPAKKAEAPAKKAPAKKVYPKNPPPMVADFKYGPFERNVLDFWQAKSDKPTPLLFFIHGGGWMGGDKKGISVEPFLKEGISVVSINYRYISQAQDVVPPVKAPLTDAALALQTVRSKAAEWNIDKTRIAASGGSAGACSSLWLAFHDDMADPKSSDPIKRESTRLLTAAVNGPQTTLDPKQMREWTPNSRYGGHAFSKAGEFKNFDDFVAARERILPWINEYSPYALVSTDDPPVYCYFSSAPAIGQEQKDPTHTANFGVKLQEHCKEKGVACDVVYPGATDVKYKTINEYLIAKLKQAK, from the coding sequence GCTGAGGCTCCTGCTAAAAAAGCTCCGGCCAAGAAGGTCTATCCGAAGAATCCGCCGCCGATGGTGGCGGATTTTAAGTATGGGCCGTTTGAGCGGAACGTGCTGGATTTCTGGCAGGCGAAGTCTGACAAGCCGACGCCGCTGCTGTTTTTCATCCATGGCGGTGGCTGGATGGGTGGAGACAAGAAGGGCATCTCGGTGGAGCCGTTTTTGAAGGAAGGCATCTCGGTGGTGTCGATCAACTACCGCTACATCTCGCAGGCGCAGGATGTGGTGCCACCGGTGAAGGCCCCGCTGACGGATGCGGCGCTGGCGCTGCAGACGGTGCGCAGCAAGGCTGCGGAGTGGAACATCGACAAGACACGCATTGCCGCGAGCGGCGGTTCGGCCGGGGCCTGCAGCAGCCTGTGGCTGGCCTTTCATGATGACATGGCGGATCCGAAGAGCAGCGATCCGATCAAGCGCGAGTCCACACGCCTGCTGACCGCGGCGGTGAATGGTCCGCAGACGACGCTGGACCCAAAGCAGATGCGCGAATGGACGCCGAACAGCCGCTATGGTGGTCATGCCTTCAGCAAGGCGGGCGAGTTCAAAAACTTCGATGACTTTGTGGCCGCGCGTGAGCGCATCCTGCCGTGGATCAATGAATACTCGCCCTATGCGCTGGTGAGCACGGATGATCCGCCAGTGTACTGTTATTTCAGCTCCGCACCAGCCATCGGACAGGAGCAGAAGGACCCCACGCATACTGCCAACTTCGGCGTAAAGCTGCAGGAACACTGCAAAGAAAAAGGTGTGGCTTGTGACGTCGTTTACCCTGGTGCCACAGACGTGAAGTACAAGACAATCAACGAATACCTCATCGCAAAGCTCAAGCAGGCGAAATAA
- the glpK gene encoding glycerol kinase GlpK codes for MKYILALDQGTTSSRAILFNHDGGIVATAQKEFRQIFPKPGWVEHDAQEIWATQAGVAAEVLHKARAKAGDVAAIGITNQRETTVVWDRKTGKPICNAIVWQDRRTAPMCDKLRAQKLDKLIQKKTGLVVDAYFSATKVQWILQNVKGAKARAAKGELAFGTIDSWLLWNLTGGKVHATDVSNASRTMLYDIRKGTWDEELLRIFGVPRSMLPEVRDSSGVFGETTLLGGKTPIAGIAGDQQSALFGQVCTKPGMVKNTYGTGCFMLMNTGTKPIASKNKLLTTVAWRIDGRTEYALEGSVFIAGAAIQWLRDGLGIIRKSADVEALAASVPDTGGVYLVPAFAGLGAPHWDAYARGTLVGMTRGTTVAHIARAALEGIALQVMDILKAMEADAGIKLKELRVDGGASVNNLLMQMQCDLLGVPVVRPKVNETTALGAACLAGLAVGYWKNVADIAKHWQVDRKFKPTMKAGMRSRITEGWKRALGRAMAWEEK; via the coding sequence ATGAAATACATCCTCGCTCTCGATCAGGGCACGACCAGCTCCCGCGCCATTCTCTTCAATCATGACGGCGGCATTGTGGCCACGGCGCAGAAGGAATTCCGGCAGATCTTTCCAAAGCCCGGCTGGGTGGAGCATGATGCGCAGGAAATCTGGGCGACGCAGGCCGGGGTGGCGGCGGAGGTGCTGCACAAGGCGCGTGCGAAGGCTGGGGATGTGGCCGCCATCGGCATCACGAACCAGCGGGAGACGACGGTGGTGTGGGATCGCAAAACGGGGAAGCCGATCTGCAACGCGATCGTGTGGCAGGACAGGCGCACGGCACCGATGTGCGACAAGCTGCGAGCCCAGAAGCTGGACAAGCTGATCCAGAAGAAAACGGGGCTGGTGGTGGATGCGTATTTTTCCGCCACGAAGGTGCAGTGGATTTTGCAGAATGTGAAGGGGGCCAAGGCGCGTGCGGCAAAGGGGGAGCTTGCCTTTGGCACGATCGACTCCTGGCTGCTGTGGAACCTGACCGGCGGCAAAGTGCATGCGACGGATGTGAGCAATGCCTCGCGCACGATGCTGTATGACATCCGCAAGGGCACGTGGGATGAAGAGCTGCTCAGAATTTTTGGTGTGCCGCGCTCGATGCTGCCGGAGGTGCGGGATTCCAGCGGGGTGTTTGGCGAGACGACGCTGCTGGGTGGTAAGACTCCCATCGCGGGAATCGCGGGGGATCAGCAGTCGGCGCTGTTTGGGCAGGTGTGCACGAAGCCCGGGATGGTGAAGAACACGTATGGTACGGGCTGCTTCATGCTGATGAACACGGGCACGAAACCCATTGCGTCCAAAAACAAGCTGCTGACCACGGTGGCGTGGAGGATCGACGGGCGCACGGAGTATGCGCTGGAGGGGAGCGTTTTCATTGCGGGAGCGGCGATTCAGTGGCTGCGAGATGGGCTGGGCATCATCCGGAAGTCGGCAGATGTGGAGGCGTTGGCTGCGAGTGTGCCTGACACGGGCGGCGTGTATCTGGTGCCTGCGTTTGCGGGGCTAGGCGCTCCGCACTGGGATGCTTATGCGCGCGGCACATTGGTGGGGATGACGCGCGGCACCACGGTGGCGCATATCGCACGAGCTGCGCTGGAGGGGATCGCGCTGCAGGTGATGGATATTTTGAAGGCCATGGAGGCAGATGCGGGGATCAAGCTGAAGGAGCTGCGGGTGGATGGAGGTGCGAGCGTGAACAACCTGCTGATGCAGATGCAGTGCGACCTTCTCGGGGTGCCGGTGGTGCGGCCAAAGGTGAACGAGACGACGGCACTGGGCGCGGCGTGTCTTGCGGGACTTGCCGTGGGGTATTGGAAAAACGTGGCCGACATTGCCAAACATTGGCAGGTGGACCGCAAGTTTAAGCCCACGATGAAGGCGGGAATGCGCAGCCGGATCACGGAAGGCTGGAAACGGGCACTGGGACGTGCGATGGCATGGGAGGAGAAATAA
- a CDS encoding PIN/TRAM domain-containing protein: MKTSWPIRLVRALFFAFSVFIGIAIALGLQQDAWVGAVSGAVFMGMLMVLDVILAQFTLRDFSHATLGLAVGLFCAWLITRIGVFQLAYFQNHEEGVALQNIVEICIYGTLAFFGVTFALRSDRDQFAFLIPYIRFRRDGSEGEPVLLDTDAAIDARLPGVFGTGFLSGAVVVPRCVLDELQRLSDSAEPALTLRGKRGLEMMEKMRARPEMKVSIHEDGMADMPVEVRLVTLARELNARLLTSDDNLAKVARLRGITVLSLRELAAALNPELGVGDELRLPLTKPGKDKNQAVGYLPDGAMIVVNNAASLIGQTVDVVVSGTLPTSAGRLVFAELKPAA, encoded by the coding sequence ATGAAAACATCCTGGCCCATCCGCCTCGTGCGTGCGCTTTTCTTTGCGTTCTCGGTTTTCATTGGCATCGCCATTGCCCTGGGGCTGCAGCAGGATGCGTGGGTAGGGGCGGTGAGCGGGGCGGTTTTCATGGGCATGCTGATGGTACTGGACGTGATTCTGGCGCAGTTCACGCTAAGGGATTTTTCCCATGCCACGCTGGGGCTGGCGGTGGGTCTTTTCTGCGCGTGGCTGATCACGCGGATCGGGGTGTTTCAGCTGGCGTATTTTCAAAACCATGAGGAGGGCGTGGCGCTGCAAAACATCGTGGAGATCTGCATCTATGGAACGCTGGCGTTTTTCGGAGTCACCTTTGCGCTGCGCAGTGACCGCGACCAGTTTGCCTTTCTGATCCCATACATCCGCTTCCGCCGTGACGGTTCTGAGGGGGAGCCTGTGCTGCTGGACACGGATGCGGCCATAGATGCCCGGCTGCCCGGTGTTTTCGGCACTGGCTTTTTAAGCGGAGCCGTGGTGGTGCCGCGCTGTGTGCTGGATGAACTGCAACGGCTTTCGGATTCTGCCGAACCAGCGTTAACGCTGCGCGGGAAACGAGGGCTGGAAATGATGGAGAAAATGCGTGCCCGGCCTGAGATGAAGGTTTCCATCCATGAGGACGGCATGGCGGATATGCCTGTGGAGGTGCGGCTGGTGACGCTGGCAAGGGAGCTGAATGCGCGCCTGCTGACCAGTGATGACAATCTGGCAAAAGTGGCGCGCCTGCGGGGCATCACAGTGCTGAGTCTGCGAGAGCTGGCTGCGGCGCTAAATCCCGAGCTGGGAGTGGGAGATGAACTGCGGCTGCCGCTGACCAAACCTGGGAAGGATAAAAACCAGGCAGTGGGCTATCTGCCGGACGGAGCGATGATCGTGGTGAACAACGCGGCCTCCCTGATCGGACAGACGGTGGATGTGGTGGTGTCTGGAACCCTGCCGACGAGCGCCGGGAGGCTGGTGTTTGCGGAACTCAAGCCCGCCGCGTGA
- a CDS encoding GNAT family N-acetyltransferase produces MKHTAWINPPCPMLPEENRHYDHHDIQALQHDRGPRFYEVALHYAQSLWREGFPAKSILLINRALSLPLAADEPILAKWPLPYLALVWIMQHRVEGQFIGNPRRHWQHLATRMVEPNKELRTWRAWACWHLARLILPEAEFPADQRQIREEQVVEPTQEEIAAHLHRLSPARDEETWLHAVNTIQQQPRSALAARVRRIGPAELPVVQRLGHEIWHAYYPGIISEAQIRYMLSIWYQPGAMAHEMQARDVWYALVEVAGPRPVGYISFEKQLFEPVLFINKLYLLPEVHGHGLGVFTLRWAEERAREMECKIVRLRVNKKNAGAIRSYLRAGFRFTEDVVSDIGSGFVMDDYVMEKAVP; encoded by the coding sequence GTGAAACACACCGCATGGATCAATCCGCCCTGTCCGATGCTGCCGGAGGAAAATCGGCACTATGACCATCATGACATCCAGGCGCTACAGCATGACCGCGGGCCGAGGTTTTACGAGGTGGCGCTGCACTATGCGCAGAGCCTTTGGAGAGAGGGATTTCCGGCAAAGAGCATTCTGCTGATCAACCGCGCGCTTTCCCTGCCGCTGGCGGCGGATGAGCCGATCCTGGCGAAATGGCCGCTGCCTTACCTGGCGCTGGTGTGGATCATGCAGCACCGGGTGGAGGGACAGTTTATTGGCAATCCGCGACGGCACTGGCAGCACCTGGCCACTCGGATGGTGGAGCCAAACAAGGAGCTGCGCACCTGGCGGGCCTGGGCGTGCTGGCATCTGGCGCGGCTGATTCTGCCTGAGGCGGAATTTCCCGCAGATCAGCGGCAGATCCGTGAGGAGCAGGTGGTGGAGCCGACACAGGAGGAGATAGCCGCCCATCTGCATCGGCTTTCGCCCGCAAGGGACGAAGAGACCTGGCTGCATGCCGTGAACACGATCCAACAGCAACCGCGCAGTGCGCTGGCGGCGCGTGTGCGGCGGATAGGGCCCGCTGAGCTGCCAGTGGTGCAGCGGCTGGGGCATGAAATCTGGCATGCGTATTACCCGGGCATCATCAGCGAGGCGCAGATCCGCTACATGCTTTCGATCTGGTATCAGCCGGGGGCGATGGCGCATGAGATGCAGGCGCGCGATGTGTGGTATGCGCTGGTGGAGGTGGCAGGGCCGAGGCCGGTGGGATACATCTCCTTTGAGAAGCAGCTGTTTGAGCCCGTGCTTTTCATCAACAAGCTGTATCTGCTGCCCGAGGTGCATGGGCATGGGCTGGGGGTATTTACCCTGCGCTGGGCGGAGGAACGGGCCCGTGAGATGGAGTGCAAGATCGTGCGGCTGCGGGTGAACAAGAAGAATGCCGGCGCTATCCGCTCCTATCTGCGTGCGGGGTTTCGATTCACCGAGGATGTGGTGAGTGACATTGGCAGCGGGTTTGTGATGGATGATTATGTGATGGAGAAGGCGGTGCCTTGA
- a CDS encoding 3-keto-disaccharide hydrolase, whose protein sequence is MKLNTLTLGSLALAFCLVARAEDSAFKPIFNGKDLTGWYGLNPHSVVKLAGEKKEAALKKMREEFATFWKVENGELVNDGHGPYATTEQEFGDMEFLIEYKTVAGADSGIYLRGVPQVQIWDKNQVFDPAKPTRRPHLGSGGLFNNTPDTPGRDPLVVADKPFGEWNSFRIRQIGARTWVWLNDKLVVDGNVMENYYDRTKPLPAKGPIMLQTHGGEIRWRNLQVREIGAEEAKKILAEADAKK, encoded by the coding sequence ATGAAACTTAACACACTTACTCTTGGCAGCCTGGCGCTGGCGTTTTGTCTCGTGGCCCGTGCGGAGGACTCCGCATTCAAGCCGATCTTCAATGGCAAGGATCTGACCGGCTGGTACGGGCTGAATCCTCACTCTGTCGTCAAACTGGCAGGCGAGAAGAAGGAGGCTGCGCTGAAGAAGATGCGCGAGGAATTCGCAACCTTCTGGAAGGTGGAAAATGGCGAACTGGTCAATGACGGCCACGGTCCGTATGCCACCACGGAGCAGGAGTTTGGCGACATGGAATTCCTCATTGAGTATAAAACCGTGGCGGGTGCTGACAGCGGCATCTATCTGCGCGGGGTGCCGCAGGTGCAGATCTGGGACAAGAACCAGGTCTTTGATCCGGCGAAGCCAACGCGCAGACCTCATCTGGGTTCGGGAGGGCTTTTCAACAACACTCCTGATACGCCGGGACGTGACCCTCTGGTGGTGGCGGACAAGCCTTTTGGCGAGTGGAACAGCTTCCGCATCCGCCAGATCGGGGCACGCACGTGGGTGTGGCTGAATGACAAGCTGGTGGTGGATGGCAACGTGATGGAAAACTACTATGACCGCACGAAGCCGCTGCCTGCGAAGGGGCCGATCATGCTGCAGACGCATGGCGGTGAGATTCGCTGGAGGAACCTGCAGGTGCGAGAGATCGGCGCCGAGGAGGCGAAGAAGATCCTGGCTGAAGCTGACGCTAAGAAGTGA